A stretch of Pseudophryne corroboree isolate aPseCor3 chromosome 9, aPseCor3.hap2, whole genome shotgun sequence DNA encodes these proteins:
- the LOC134958380 gene encoding uncharacterized protein LOC134958380, with amino-acid sequence MNNHSKAVCDIIHALLSKPDQVNELGQMLDSGRQSETGNQRPEMPVPRADLFPTSSTRSHGVENEVRSLFSRKSPQFHYTRSSVRKRNAYPAKATQSNVRGPLTFIKELILLSGPNIDNVLKQGKKQELHEVGHIVNAFEFNKYWSEEEVYENVRKAFSMKLEDDIEIHMLMPCHNKLVKPLLMENQRLTGLMISKIFKQKSVYIQPSKELIYTENSDQDNDRSSIEQSEKLPEDTAKNCETFVNEDSILQFINQTVSPEDQVLSSVEELEKSVLSHNTPYEPSNLANSVTTQGTQNIVYQDNENTVSHLVPSTFEENYRHYTELFNDVLPHSDEDIACTEESLDHNQNTEWNSDINLKDILSNLAVQIDTESISKFNINRREVWDGACRGLKRQTFRPENRLSVIFTDSFGNTEGAVDFGGPTREFFRLLLQFLQISKLFEGPENSKTLSCDAQALRNDEYYLAGLSISLSLVHGGPAPNFFSPVLYNALTYGWKNTPLVLQDLVDVEAKEIMQKIMNATSVENLQDVLYENNLLLNLAGCLRVIKTVDDKHQIVQDYLHWYLRDRTMHSEERFKEGLKTLGVLDAMNAHPDLFKKAFIWKKDVMTSDVVSHLFKISYSPVGSNARIREERIICYWRDFILDCEERECRTKLQDILLFVTGVNHIPPIGLDPQPSIEFIDGSSAYPEANTCGNVLRLPFSKGYKEFKENLEFGILNSPGFGRP; translated from the exons ATGAATAATCATTCAAAGGCAGTGTGTGACATCATACATGCTTTGCTGTCAAAACCTGATCAGGTTAATGAGCTGGGGCAAATGCTGGATTCTGGAAGGCAGTCTGAAACAGGAAACCAGAGACCAGAAATGCCTGTCCCTAGGGCAGATTTATTTCCCACTAGTTCAACTAGGTCACATGGAGTAGAAAATGAAGTGAGAAGTCTATTTTCAAGGAAAAGTCCACAATTTCATTATACAAGAAGTTCTGTGAGGAAAAGAAATGCTTATCCTGCAAAAGCAACGCAAAG caatgTCAGGGGTCCACTAACATTCATCAAAGAGCTTATTCTGCTTTCTGGACCCAATATCGATAATGTTTTAAAGCAAGGAAAAAAACAAGAACTGCATGAAGTGGGGCACATAGTAAACGCTTTTGAATTCAACAAGTATTGGAGTGAAGAAGAAGTATATGAGAACGTGAGGAAGGCGTTCTCCATGAAACTTGAAGACGACATAGa AATACACATGCTGATGCCTTGCCACAACAAACTTGTTAAGCCACTACTAATGGAAAATCAGCGTTTGACAGGTCTAATGATTTCCAAAATTTTCAAGCAGAAATCTGTTTATATCCAGCCTTCCAAAGAACTTATATACACTGAAAATTCAGATCAAGACAAT GATAGAAGCTCAATTGAGCAAAGTGAAAAATTGCCTGAAGATACTGCAAAGAACTGTGAAACATTTGTAAATGAAGACTCCATACTGCAATTTATTAACCAAACCGTTTCCCCTGAGGACCAAGTTTTATCCTCCGTGGAAGAATTGGAGAAGAGTGTCCTCTCCCACAACACTCCTTATGAGCCATCTAATTTGGCAAACAGTGTGACCACCCAGGGTACTCAAAATATTGTTTACCAAGACAATGAAAACACAGTCAGCCATTTAGTGCCATCAACATTTGAAGAGAATTACAG ACATTACACAGAACTTTTTAACGATGTCCTTCCGCATTCTGATGAAGACATCGCATGCACTGAAGAAAGTCTAGATCACAATCAAAATACAGAGTGGAACAG TGATATCAATCTAAAGGATATTCTGTCAAATCTGGCAGTACAGATTGATACTGAAAGCATTTCAAAGTTTAACATAAACCGCAGAGAAGTCTGGGACGGAGCATGTCGTGGACTAAAGCGGCAAACATTTAGGCCTGAAAATCGCCTTTCTGTAATTTTCACTGATTCCTTTGGGAATACAGAAGGAGCTGTAGATTTTGGTGGCCCAACGAGGGAATTTTTTAGACTTCTTCTACAGTTTTTGCAAATCAGCAAATTATTTGAAGGACCAGAAAATTCAAAGACATTGTCTTGTGATGCTCAAG cTTTGCGGAATGATGAGTATTATCTGGCTGGTTTATCCATTTCACTATCACTGGTGCACGGTGGACCCGCTCCAAATTTTTTTTCTCCTGTCTTATACAATGCTCTAACATATGGCTGGAAAAATACTCCACTTGTATTACAAGATCTTGTAGATGTGGAAGCAAAAGAAATTATGCAGAAG ATTATGAATGCTACTTCAGTTGAGAATCTTCAAGACGTGTTGTATGAAAATAACCTGCTCCTTAATCTTGCTGGCTGTCTCCGTGTAATTAAAACAGTTGACGACAAACACCAAATTGTTCAAGACTACTTGCATTGGTATCTACGGGATAGAACAATGCATTCTGAAGAGAG ATTTAAAGAGGGACTGAAGACATTGGGTGTGCTTGACGCAATGAATGCGCATCCGGATTTATTTAAAAAAGCATTTATATGGAAAAAGGATGTTATGACATCCGATGTCGTGTCTCATCTCTTCAAAATATCCTATAGTCCAGTGGGTAGTAATGCAAGGATTCGTGAAGAGAGAATTATTTGCTACTGGCGAGACTTTATTCTGGATTGTGAAG AGAGAGAATGCAGAACCAAGCTACAAGATATACTGTTGTTTGTGACTGGCGTAAACCATATTCCACCAATAGGACTTGACCCACAGCCATCCATTGAATTTATTGATGGATCGTCAGCCTATCCAGAGGCTAACACTTGTGGCAATGTGCTTAGACTTCCATTTTCCAAAGGTTACAAAGAATTCAAAGAAAACTTAGAATTTGGTATTCTGAATTCACCTGGTTTTGGCCGACCatag